A single Campylobacter ureolyticus ACS-301-V-Sch3b DNA region contains:
- a CDS encoding phage tail protein, producing MGKGSGSSSQVIGFAYFLGLAYALCTKVDELLEFRLNGDIGAKPNLKGCGSFAAVTGRNAPTHGSGNSKSTIHFYDGTQDFPNEYLTNQTGESLAYKNTAYFVLNGFIGDNVRSAPNYSCVVKRTSLTNWGNNNEINDEINGDVNPSSALWYMLVNLIGLDKNVLDESSFINANKALVKEGLGISFVMSKPQEAKEWVQEILRTIDGVLCINPSSGKLTLRLLRDNYKQSDLLLINESNVANLKFKRKAWDETYSRVTVKYTQRGSFSEASVSAINSATRQTLGFERAFSVEYMSITNATNANKVLTRLMRKLSYPLANLRFEVSSDEFKNLMVGDVLLFSNKALGVSDMSIRVLNIGSDKEGSLSVEACEDVFALKNITITSVQDDLYKPIDLSIEELEHFGAVESTIEMGDEMGVLPLMVKPKGFIQKMSVRDGLSGKSVDIKPWSLGVLSKDFEISEEMGDELNFEIDEITPLWPVKGTRAGWQRIKFTCLIDDEFINFQFRQSLGGGKWRVKTLMRGLSGTKISRHLKGAKVWFAPVDANDLITLPLIAPNTTLFYEVSNFAVKSEVKKLSFSHSQGGKYPYPPSNLKAFREGEKVILEWKNCVRLHGANYRNADNLIAGVDEGLNENKIIIKWFEDNKENVYETKGERFEVKASPRTTFYLWQVAYKGGFLSKEVSITI from the coding sequence ATGGGAAAAGGTAGTGGTAGCTCATCTCAAGTTATAGGCTTTGCCTACTTTTTAGGACTGGCTTATGCCCTATGCACAAAGGTTGATGAGCTTTTGGAGTTTAGACTAAATGGAGATATTGGTGCAAAGCCCAATTTAAAAGGGTGTGGAAGTTTTGCTGCTGTAACTGGTAGAAATGCTCCAACTCATGGAAGTGGTAATTCAAAATCAACTATTCATTTTTACGATGGGACGCAGGACTTCCCTAATGAGTATCTAACAAATCAAACAGGAGAGAGTTTAGCCTATAAAAACACGGCTTATTTCGTATTGAATGGATTTATTGGTGACAATGTAAGAAGTGCACCAAATTACTCGTGCGTTGTAAAAAGAACTTCTTTAACTAATTGGGGTAATAATAATGAGATAAATGATGAGATAAATGGTGATGTTAATCCATCTTCAGCCCTATGGTATATGTTGGTAAATTTAATCGGACTTGATAAAAACGTCCTTGATGAGAGTAGTTTTATAAATGCCAATAAAGCACTAGTTAAAGAAGGTCTTGGCATTAGCTTTGTGATGAGTAAACCTCAAGAAGCTAAAGAGTGGGTGCAAGAGATTTTAAGAACAATTGATGGAGTACTTTGCATAAATCCAAGTAGTGGAAAACTAACTTTAAGATTATTAAGAGATAACTATAAACAAAGTGATCTGCTCCTAATAAATGAAAGCAATGTGGCAAATTTGAAATTTAAAAGAAAGGCCTGGGATGAGACATATTCAAGGGTTACGGTTAAATATACCCAGCGTGGTAGCTTTAGTGAGGCAAGTGTAAGTGCCATAAACTCAGCTACAAGGCAAACTCTTGGCTTTGAAAGAGCTTTTAGTGTTGAGTATATGAGTATAACAAATGCAACTAACGCAAATAAAGTCCTAACCAGACTTATGAGAAAACTTAGCTATCCTTTGGCAAATTTAAGATTTGAGGTAAGCAGTGATGAGTTTAAAAACTTGATGGTTGGAGATGTTTTACTTTTTTCAAATAAAGCTTTAGGTGTAAGTGATATGTCAATAAGAGTGCTAAATATAGGAAGTGATAAAGAAGGAAGCCTTAGCGTGGAGGCTTGTGAGGATGTATTTGCGCTAAAAAACATAACTATTACAAGTGTTCAAGATGATCTTTACAAGCCAATAGATTTAAGCATTGAGGAGCTAGAGCACTTCGGCGCAGTTGAAAGCACCATAGAAATGGGCGATGAGATGGGAGTTTTACCGCTTATGGTTAAACCAAAGGGCTTTATACAAAAGATGAGTGTAAGAGATGGCTTAAGTGGAAAAAGCGTGGATATTAAGCCATGGAGCTTAGGTGTTTTAAGTAAGGATTTTGAAATAAGCGAGGAAATGGGTGATGAGCTAAATTTCGAGATAGATGAGATAACTCCTTTATGGCCTGTAAAAGGAACAAGGGCTGGGTGGCAAAGAATTAAATTTACTTGTTTAATAGATGATGAGTTTATAAATTTTCAATTTAGACAGAGTTTAGGTGGTGGCAAATGGAGAGTTAAAACACTTATGAGAGGACTTAGTGGAACAAAGATATCAAGACATTTAAAAGGAGCTAAAGTTTGGTTTGCACCAGTTGATGCAAATGATCTTATCACCTTGCCACTCATTGCACCAAATACAACACTTTTTTATGAAGTATCAAATTTCGCTGTAAAAAGTGAAGTTAAAAAGCTTAGTTTTTCTCACTCACAAGGTGGTAAATATCCATACCCACCATCAAATTTAAAAGCTTTTAGAGAGGGTGAAAAAGTTATCTTAGAGTGGAAAAACTGCGTTAGACTTCATGGAGCAAACTACCGAAATGCTGATAATTTAATAGCAGGGGTTGATGAGGGGTTAAATGAAAATAAAATCATAATTAAGTGGTTTGAAGACAATAAAGAAAATGTATATGAAACAAAAGGTGAGAGATTTGAGGTAAAAGCAAGCCCAAGGACTACTTTTTATCTGTGGCAAGTAGCATATAAGGGTGGGTTTTTAAGTAAAGAAGTTAGTATAACTATTTAA
- a CDS encoding phage BR0599 family protein — MNELYEFILENEVIYYTSDLNDIVVNNHTYKSASIYIKELSKDSLNDDAAIVCEASIYPINLFKFFNPSVNVYVRILKENGAQIFVGRVKDCEFSLSDGKATIRLATLGGLMKTKIPTRTYSRNCSFECFDKNCALNKDKFKLTLLGSQCEIAKDFMSIKSPLIKAKPLNYFSGGYVEFNRQRSYITKSEGETIYLMFPLANLNSTSVINCYAGCDKLLKTCKSKFNNGVNFGGFAFVPSKNPITDGY; from the coding sequence ATGAATGAGCTTTACGAGTTTATCTTAGAAAACGAAGTTATTTACTACACATCAGACTTAAATGACATAGTAGTAAATAATCATACTTATAAATCAGCTAGTATCTATATAAAAGAGCTTTCAAAAGATAGTTTAAACGATGATGCGGCAATTGTTTGTGAGGCTTCAATTTATCCTATAAATTTGTTTAAATTTTTTAATCCAAGCGTAAATGTTTATGTGAGGATCTTAAAAGAAAACGGCGCTCAGATTTTTGTTGGGCGGGTAAAGGATTGTGAGTTTAGCTTAAGTGATGGAAAAGCAACTATTCGCCTTGCTACCTTAGGTGGGCTTATGAAAACAAAAATCCCAACTAGAACTTATAGTAGAAACTGCTCATTTGAGTGCTTTGATAAAAATTGTGCGTTAAATAAAGATAAATTTAAACTTACTTTACTAGGAAGTCAGTGTGAGATAGCAAAGGATTTTATGAGTATAAAGTCCCCTTTAATCAAAGCAAAGCCACTTAATTATTTTAGTGGTGGATATGTTGAGTTTAATCGCCAAAGAAGTTATATCACAAAAAGTGAAGGTGAGACGATTTATTTAATGTTTCCTTTGGCAAATTTAAACTCTACAAGTGTGATAAATTGCTACGCTGGGTGTGATAAGCTTTTAAAAACTTGTAAAAGTAAGTTTAATAATGGGGTAAATTTTGGTGGATTTGCGTTTGTGCCAAGTAAAAATCCAATTACAGATGGATATTAA